A DNA window from Ammospiza caudacuta isolate bAmmCau1 chromosome 21, bAmmCau1.pri, whole genome shotgun sequence contains the following coding sequences:
- the SPTAN1 gene encoding spectrin alpha chain, non-erythrocytic 1 isoform X1, protein MDPSGVKVLETAEDIQERRQQVLDRYHRFKELSSLRRQKLEDSYRFQFFQRDADELEKWIQEKLQIASDENYKDPSNLQGKLQKHQAFEAEVQANSGAIIKLDETGNQMINEGHFASETIRTRLQELHRLWELLMEKMREKGVKLLQAQKLVQYLRECEDVLDWINDKEAIVTSEELGQDLEHVEVLQKKFEEFQTDLAAHEERVNEVNQFAGKLIQETHPEEELIKSKQDEVNASWQRLKGLALQRQGKLFGAAEVQRFNRDVDETISWIKEKGQLMASDDFGRDLASVQALLRKHEGLERDLAALEDKVKALCAEADRLQQSHPINASQIQVKREELIANWEQIRTLAAERHARLNDSYRLQRFLADFRDLTSWVTEMKALINADELANDVAGAEALLDRHQEHKGEIDAHEDSFKSADESGQALLSAGHYASDEVKEKLTILSDERSALLELWELRRQQYEQCMDLQLFYRDTEQVDNWMSKQEAFLLNEDLGDSLDSVEALLKKHEDFEKSLSAQEEKITALDEFATKLIQNNHYAMDDVATRRDALLSRRNALHERAMRRRAQLADSFHLQQFFRDSDELKSWVNEKMKTATDEAYKDPSNLQGKVQKHQAFEAELSANQSRIDALEKAGQKLIDVKHYASDEVAARMNEVISLWKKLLEATELKGIKLREANQQQQFNRNVEDIELWLYEVEGHLASDDYGKDLTNVQNLQKKHALLEADVAAHQDRIDGITIQARQFQEAGHFDADNIKKKQEALVARYEALKDPMVARKQKLADSLRLQQLFRDIEDEETWIREKEPIAASTNRGKDLIGVQNLLKKHQALQAEIAGHEPRIKAVTQKGNAMVEEGHFAAEDVKIKLNELNQKWDSLKAKASQRRQDLEDSLQAQQYFADANEAESWMREKEPIVGSTDYGKDEDSAEALLKKHEALMSDLSAYGSSIQALREQAQACRQQVAPTDDETGKELVLALYDYQEKSPREVTMKKGDILTLLNSTNKDWWKVEVNDRQGFVPAAYVKKLDPAQSASRENLLEEQGSIALRQEQIDNQTLITKEVGSVSLRMKQVEELYHSLLELGEKRKGMLEKSCKKFMLFREANELQQWINEKEAALTSEEVGADLEQVEVLQKKFDDFQKDLKANESRLKDINKVAKDLESEGLMADEVQAVQQQEVYGMMPRDETDSKTASPWKSARLMVHTVATFNSIKELNERWRSLQQLAEERSQLLGSAHEVQRFHRDADETKEWIEEKNQALNTDNYGHDLASVQALQRKHEGFERDLAALGDKVNSLGETAQRLIQSHPESAEDLQEKCTELNQAWNSLGKRADQRKEKLGDSHDLQRFLSDFRDLMSWINGIRGLVSSDELAKDVTGAEALLERHQEHRTEIDARAGTFQAFEQFGQQLLAHGHYASPEIKEKLDILDQERTDLEKAWVQRRMMLDQCLELQLFHRDCEQAENWMAAREAFLNTEDKGDSLDSVEALIKKHEDFDKAINVQEEKIAVLQSFADQLIAADHYAKGVIANRRNEVLDRWLRLKAQMIEKRSKLGESQTLQQFSRDVDEIEAWISEKLQTASDESYKDPTNIQSKHQKHQAFEAELHANADRIRGVIDMGNSLIERGACAGSEDAVKARLAALADQWQFLVQKSAEKSQKLKEANKQQNFNTGIKDFDFWLSEVEALLASEDYGKDLASVNNLLKKHQLLEADISAHEDRLKDLNSQADSLMTSSAFDTSQVKDKRETINGRFQRIKGMASARRAKLNESHRLHQFFRDMDDEESWIKEKKLLVSSEDYGRDLTGVQNLRKKHKRLEAELAAHEPAIQGVLDTGKKLSDDNTIGKEEIQQRLAQFVDHWKELKQLAAARGQRLEESLEYQQFVANVEEEEAWINEKMTLVASEDYGDTLAAIQGLLKKHEAFETDFTVHKDRVNDVCANGEDLIKKNNHHEANITAKMKGLRGKVSDLEKAAAQRKAKLDENSAFLQFNWKADVVESWIGEKENSLKTDDYGRDLSSVQTLLTKQETFDAGLQAFQQEGIANITALKDQLLAAKHIQSKAIEARHASLMKRWNQLLANSAARKKKLLEAQEHFRKVEDLFLTFAKKASAFNSWFENAEEDLTDPVRCNSLEEIKALREAHDAFRSSLSSAQADFNQLAELDRQIKSFRVASNPYTWFTMEALEETWRNLQKIIKERELELQKEQRRQEENDKLRQEFAQHANAFHQWIQETRTYLLDGSCMVEESGTLESQLEATKRKHQEIRAMRSQLKKIEDLGAAMEEALILDNKYTEHSTVGLAQQWDQLDQLGMRMQHNLEQQIQARNTTGVTEEALKEFSMMFKHFDKDKSGRLNHQEFKSCLRSLGYDLPMVEEGEPDPEFESILDTVDPNRDGHVSLQEYMAFMISRETENVKSSEEIESAFRALSSEGKPYVTKEELYQNLTREQADYCISHMKPYMDGKGRELPAAYDYIEFTRSLFVN, encoded by the exons atgGACCCAAGTGGTGTAAAAGTGCTGGAAACAGCAGAAGACATCCAAGAAAGGCGCCAGCAAGTTTTGGACCGTTACCACAGGTTCAAGGAACTCTCTTCTCTGAGGCGCCAAAAGCTTGAGGATTCCTATCGGTTCCAGTTCTTCCAGCGTGATGCAGATGAGCTTGAAAAATGGATCCAAGAGAAACTGCAGATTGCATCTGATGAAAATTACAAAGACCCAAGCAATTTGCAG GGGAAGCTGCAGAAGCACCAAGCCTTTGAAGCTGAGGTGCAGGCCAATTCAGGAGCCATCATTAAACTGGATGAGACTGGAAATCAGATGATCAATGAAGGCCATTTTGCATCTGAAACCATAAGA ACTcgcctgcaggagctgcaccgACTATGGGAATTACTGATGGAAAAGATGAGAGAGAAGGGAGTGAAATTATTGCAAGCACAGAAGTTGGTGCAATATTTACGGGAATGTGAAGATGTCTTGGACTGGATCAATGACAAG GAAGCAATAGTGACATCAGAAGAACTTGGACAGGACTTAGAGCATGTTGAAGTTTTGCAAAAGAAGTTTGAAGAGTTCCAGACAGATCTTGCAGCTCATGAAGAAAGAGTAAATGAAGTGAACCAGTTTGCTGGCAAACTTATCCAG GAAACACATCCTGAAGAGGAACTGATAAAGTCCAAACAAGATGAAGTAAATGCAAGCTGGCAGCGTCTGAAGGGACTTGCCCTTCAGAGGCAGGGAAAACTCTTTGGGGCAGCTGAAGTTCAGCGTTTCAACAG GGATGTGGATGAAACAATCAGCTGGATTAAGGAGAAAGGGCAGTTGATGGCCTCAGATGATTTTGGCAGAGATTTAGCCAGCGTGCAGGCATTACTGCGCAAGCACGAAGGCCTGGAAAGAGacctggcagctctggaggaTAAG GTGAAGGCCCTGTGTGCAGAAGCTGACCGTTTGCAGCAGTCTCACCCAATAAATGCTTCCCAAATCCAAGTGAAACGGGAGGAGCTCATCGCCAACTGGGAGCAGATCCGCACGCTGGCCGCAGAGAGGCACGCTCGCCTCAACGACTCCTACAG ACTGCAGCGCTTTCTCGCAGACTTCCGGGACCTCACCAGCTGGGTGACTGAGATGAAGGCTCTGATAAATGCTGATGAACTTGCCAATGATGTGGCTGGGGCTGAAGCCCTTCTAGACAGACATCAGGAACATAAG GGAGAAATTGATGCCCATGAAGACAGCTTCAAATCTGCTGATGAGTCAGGCCAggctttgctctctgctgggCACTATGCTTCTGATGAAGTTAAAGAAAAG CTGACCATCCTCTCAGATGAAAGGTCTGCCTTGCTGGAACTGTGGGAGCTCCGCAGGCAGCAGTATGAGCAGTGCATGGACCTGCAGCTTTTCTACAGAGACACTGAACAAGTTGACAACTGGATGAGCAAACAAGAA GCTTTTCTGCTGAATGAAGACCTTGGTGATTCTCTGGACAGTGTGGAGGCTCTTCTGAAGAAGCATGAAGACTTTGAGAAATCCCTAAGTGCCCAAGAGGAGAAAATCACA GCATTAGATGAGTTTGCTACTAAGTTGATTCAGAATAACCACTATGCCATGGATGATGTTGCTACACGCAGAGATGCT cTGCTGAGCCGCCGAAATGCCCTTCATGAAAGAGCCATGCGCCGCCGCGCTCAGCTGGCGGATTCTTTCCATCTGCAGCAGTTTTTCCGAGATTCTGATGAGCTCAAGAGCTGGGTTAATGAAAAGATGAAAACTGCAACTGATGAGGCCTACAAG GATCCATCAAACTTGCAAGGTAAAGTTCAGAAGCACCAGGCTTTTGAAGCAGAGCTGTCTGCCAACCAGAGCCGGATCGATGCCCTGGAGAAAGCTGGCCAGAAGCTCATTGATGTCAAGCACTACGCGTCCGATGAGGTGGCAGCTCGCATGAATGAAGTCATCAGCTTGTGGAAGAAACTTCTGGAGGCCACTGAGCTCAAAG GTATAAAACTGCGAGAAGCcaatcagcagcagcagtttaaTCGCAATGTGGAGGACATTGAGCTCTGGCTCTATGAAGTAGAAGGACACTTGGCTTCTGATGATTATGGAAAAGATCTTACTAATGTTCAGAATCTTCAGAAGAAACATGCACTGCTGGAGGCAGATGTTGCTGCCCATCAg GATCGGATAGATGGCATTACCATCCAGGCACGCCAGTTCCAGGAGGCTGGGCACTTTGATGCTGACAATATCAAGAAGAAACAAGAAGCTTTAGTGGCTCGTTACGAAGCTCTGAAGGACCCCATGGTGGCTCGCAAGCAGAAACTCGCAGATTCTCTTcgcctgcagcagcttttccgTGACATCGAGGATGAGGAGACCTGGATTAGGGAAAAAGAACCTATTGCAGCTTCAACAAACCGAG GCAAGGACTTAATTGGTGTCCAGAATCTGTTAAAGAAGCACCAAGCTTTGCAGGCAGAAATTGCAGGCCATGAGCCTCGCATTAAAGCAGTCACACAGAAGGGAAATGCTATGGTGGAAGAAG GACACTTTGCAGCTGAGGATGTGAAAATCAAACTGAACGAGCTAAACCAGAAGTGGGACTCTCTGAAAGCCAAAGCCTCTCAGCGGCGGCAGGACCTGGAGGATTCCCTGCAGGCTCAGCAGTACTTTGCTGATGCTAATGAGGCTGAATCCTGGATGAGGGAAAAGGAGCCCATTGTAGGCAGTACAGACTATGGGAAAGATGAAGACTCTGCTGAG GCTCTTCTGAAGAAACATGAAGCTTTGATGTCTGATCTCTCCGCTTATGGCAGCAGCATCCAGGCATTGAGGGAACAGGCCCAGGCATGCAGG caaCAAGTTGCTCCCACAGATGATGAAACTGGAAAAGAGCTGGTTCTGGCACTCTATGATTACCAGGAGAAGAGTCCCCGGGAGGTGACAATGAAGAAGGGAGATATCCTCACCTTACTCAACAGCACCAACAAG GACTGGTGGAAGGTGGAAGTCAATGACCGCCAAGGATTTGTCCCTGCTGCCTACGTGAAGAAACTGGATCCTGCCCAGTCTGCATCGCGAGAGAAcctcctggaggagcagggcagcatcgCGCTGCGCCAGGAGCAGATCGACAACCA GACTCTCATTACTAAGGAGGTCGGCAGTGTCTCTCTGCGTATGAAACAGGTCGAAGAACT GTATCACTCTCTCCTGGAACTGGGAGAAAAACGTAAAGGCATGTTGGAAAAAAGCTGCAAGAAGTTCATGCTTTTCCGTGAAGCCAACGAGCTGCAGCAGTGGATCAATGAGAAGGAAGCAGCACTCACCAGTGAGGAAGTGGGTGCTGATCTGGAGCAGGTGGAGGTTCTGCAGAAGAAATTTGATGATTTCCAGAAG GATCTCAAAGCCAACGAGTCACGCCTGAAGGATATAAACAAGGTTGCCAAGGACCTGGAGTCAGAAGGGCTGATGGCAGATGAAGTACAAGCAGTACAGCAACAG GAAGTCTACGGGATGATGCCCAGG GATGAAACTGATTCTAAGACAGCCTCTCCTTGGAAG TCTGCACGTTTGATGGTACACACTGTGGCAACCTTCAACTCAATCAAG GAGCTGAATGAGCGCTGGagatccctgcagcagctggcagaggagaggagcCAGTTGTTGGGCAGTGCCCACGAGGTCCAGAGGTTCCACAG AGATGCTGATGAAACCAAAGAATGGATAGAGGAGAAGAATCAAGCATTAAACACAGACAACTATGGGCATGACCTGGCCAGTGTTCAGGCTCTGCAGCGCAAACATGAAGGCTTTGAGAGAGActtggcagctctgggagaCAAG GTGAATTCTCTTGGTGAAACTGCCCAGCGTCTAATCCAGTCACATCCAGAATCTGCTGAAGATCTCCAAGAAAAATGCACTGAGCTGAACCAGGCTTGGAATAGTCTGGGGAAACGAGCTGACCAGCGCAAGGAGAAGCTGGGAGATTCTCATGACCTGCAGCGTTTCCTCAGTGACTTCAG GGACCTCATGTCTTGGATCAATGGCATCCGGGGCCTGGTGTCCTCAGATGAACTTGCAAAGGATGTGACTGGAGCTGAAGCTTTATTGGAAAGACACCAG GAGCACCGCACGGAAATAGATGCAAGAGCTGGCACTTTCCAGGCATTTGAACAGTTTGGACAACAGCTTCTTGCCCATGGACACTATGCCAGCCCTGAGATCAAGGAGAAACTGGATATTCTGGACCAAGAACGGACAGACCTGGAGAAGGCCTGGGTCCAGCGCAGAATGATGCTGGACCAGTGCCTGGAACTACAG ctgtTTCATCGGGACTGTGAACAAGCTGAAAACTGGATGGCTGCCCGGGAGGCTTTCTTAAATACAGAGGATAAAGGAGACTCCTTGGACAGTGTGGAGGCACTCATCAAGAAACATGAAGATTTTGATAAAGCAATCAATGTCCAG GAAGAGAAAATTGCTGTCTTGCAGTCCTTTGCTGACCAGCTGATTGCTGCAGATCATTACGCCAAGGGCGTCATCGCCAACAGGCGCAACGAGGTCCTGGACAG GTGGCTTCGTCTGAAAGCCCAAATGATTGAGAAGAGATCGAAGCTGGGAGAGTCTCAGACCCTCCAGCAGTTCAGTCGTGATGTGGATGAAATAGAAGCCTGGATCAGTGAAAAGCTTCAGACTGCAAGTGATGAGTCCTATAAGGATCCCACAAATATCCAG AGCAAGCACCAGAAGCACCAGGCCTTTGAGGCCGAGCTCCACGCCAACGCCGACCGCATCCGCGGCGTCATCGACATGGGCAACTCCCTCATCGAGAGGGGCGCGTGCGCCGGCAGCGAGGACGCCGTCAAG GCACgcctggctgccctggctgaCCAGTGGCAATTCCTGGTACAGAAATCAGCAGAGAAGAGTCAGAAACTGAAAGAAGCTAATAAGCAACAGAATTTCAATACTGGCATCAAGGACTTTGATTTTTGGCTTTCAGAG GTGGAGGCTTTGTTGGCATCTGAAGACTATGGGAAGGACTTGGCATCTGTTAACAACCTTCTGAAAAAACACCAGTTACTGGAAGCTGACATATCTGCTCATGAG GACCGCCTGAAGGACCTGAACAGCCAGGCTGACAGTCTGATGACCAGCAGCGCCTTTGACACGTCCCAGGTGAAGGATAAACGTGAGACCATCAACGGGCGCTTCCAGCGCATCAAGGGCATGGCCAGCGCCCGCCGTGCCAAGCTCAACGAGAGCCACCGCCTGCACCAGTTCTTCCGTGACATGGACGATGAGGAGTCCTGGATCAA AGAGAAGAAACTGTTGGTCAGCTCAGAGGACTATGGCAGAGACCTGACTGGTGTGCAGAACCTGAGGAAGAAACACAAGCGCTTGGAAGCAGAATTAGCTGCCCACGAACCTGCTATCCAG GGTGTCCTGGACACGGGTAAGAAGCTTTCAGATGACAACACAATTGGAAAGGAGGAGATACAGCAGAGACTGGCTCAGTTTGTGGATCACTGGAAAGAGTTAAAACAGCTGGCAGCTGCTAG GGGCCAGCGTCTGGAGGAGTCTCTGGAGTATCAGCAGTTTGTAGCAAATGTTGAGGAAGAAGAAGCCTGGATCAATGAGAAAATGACACTGGTAGCCAGTGAGGATTATGGGGACACACTTGCTGCTATCCAG GGCTTGCTGAAGAAGCATGAGGCATTTGAGACTGATTTTACTGTCCACAAGGACAGAGTGAATGATGTCTGTGCTAATGGAGAGGATCTCATTAAAAAG AACAATCACCACGAGGCAAATATCACTGCCAAGATGAAGGGGCTCAGAGGCAAGGTGTCAGATctggagaaagcagcagctcagaggaaAGCCAAATTGGATGAGAACTCAGCCTTCCTCCAGTTCAACTGGAAAGCAGATGTGGTGGAGTCATGGATAG gagagaaggaaaacagtCTGAAAACAGATGATTATGGACGGGACCTCTCTTCAGTGCAAACCTTGCTCACCAAACAG GAAACATTTGATGCTGGACTTCAGGCTTTCCAGCAGGAGGGAATTGCAAACATCACTGCTCTGAAAGATCAGCTGCTCGCAGCCAAGCACATCCAGTCCAAGGCCATCGAGGCCCGGCACGCTTCCTTGATGAAACGCTGGAATCAGCTACTGGCTAATTCTGCtgccaggaaaaagaaactCTTGGAGGCTCAGGAGCACTTCAGAAAG gTTGAGGATCTTTTCCTGACCTTTGCAAAGAAGGCCTCTGCCTTCAACAGTTGGTTTGAGAATGCTGAGGAGGATCTGACAGATCCTGTGCGCTGCAACTCCCTGGAGGAAATCAAAGCCCTGAGAGAAGCTCACGACGCTTTCCGTTCCTCCCTCAGTTCTGCCCAAGCTGATTTCAaccagctggcagagctggatcGCCAGATCAAGAGCTTCCGTGTGGCCTCCAACCCCTACACTTGGTTCACTATGGAGGCTCTTGAAGAAACCTGGAGGAATCTGCAGAAAATTATCAAG GAGCGTGaactggagctgcagaaggaacagcgaaggcaggaagaaaatgaCAAACTGCGGCAGGAATTTGCTCAGCATGCCAATGCCTTCCATCAGTGGATTCAGGAGACCAG GACTTACCTGCTAGATGG